GTGCAGCCAGCTCCCGCAAACCTTTCTCGACCCATATCATGCTTTCGACATTTCCTTCCCCAGAAGTTTCTTGCAGATTTTCCAATGATTTTTCTCTTTCGCCTTTAGTGTTGTTAGCTGCTTAGTGGGGAAATCAGAGGGTAAGAACGAGCGAGGTCAGAATAATACTAAACATCTACCGTTAAATTTCTGCACCAAGCTGAAAACATTACATTCTGAAACTCCATCCCTTGCTCTTTGTCCTGCCGACAGAACAATCTCGAAAGGAAGAGGTGCAAATGATGACCAGTATTCATGCTTTGCTCCTGCAATATCCGCTTGAATGCCTGCCAACAACATTTCACCCAACTTTAGCCCATAATAAAATCAGTGTAAAGATTTGTTTTGCGTTTATCGATCTTATTACTTATAAATTTATGGATTAAGAAGTCAAGGTAGTACCATGTCTAACGCATAAGCCCCAATAACGTGAAAGCCAACACCTCTTCAGAACAACCTCTTCCTAAGATAAAGAGCTATAGATGAGAAGATAtcgacttaaaaaaaaaacactaaatggaaacaaaatgtataaaccTTAAACAGTAGCGTACCATTTCCTCCTGAGTCAATATCAATCTCTTGGTCACGGTCTTAAGAGAATTAAGCTCTGATACAACTTCATGAAGCTGCTCTAAAGAAGATGCTGCCTCATCCCTAGCGATCTAAATCCAATCCAAGATCTAAAACGTTAGTACAGATGCCAGTAAGAACAACAAAATACATAAACTTGAAGTACCTCAGCTTCTGTGTGAAGAGCCGAAACATCTTCCCTCCTTCCTCCATGATTTTGTGATGCCACTTTCAAAGCAGCCTGAAAAGAAATGGTTTTGTGGATTATGCTACTTTTGATTGTCAAGATCTAAACTAAGATCACAACGCATGATGAGTCAGCTGTCAAAACCATCTACACTGAAAAAATTTCTTTGCATATACAAAAATGGAGAAATAAGTTGTATTAAGAAATGCAGAAGCAAGTTACTGAATCCACGTTTGGACACTTCATTTGCTGATAATGATGGTAGGCAGACATAATTATTAGaactttataatttaaaaatagtgtATGGGATCATGTAGAAACTTGATCGGACACTAACCTCTCTCTGTTGTAGAGCTGCCTCCTTTCTGAAGTAAGAAACACATTCACAGAATTAGAAAATTTGCATATGTCAACTAAAAGTTGCACATAAACTGAAGCTTGCCTGCTTAAAAGACGTGCGTCCATAGTAACACCTTCTCCAAGGATTTCAACCTAATAAAAAGCAGCTTTGAGTTTATAGATGTAGTTAAAGTTCCAGAAAAGAAACACAGACTAATGATACAAACAGTTCGTAAGAAGGGACTTCTATGCTATTCTGCATGAACCATCTGCTTACCTGTTTCTCAAGTTGCTTAGCTCTTGCATCTGCTTCGTCACACTTATCTTCTGCAAGTCGAAGCTGGGGATGCATAAATTAGGATGGGATGCAAACTATAGTAAAATTTACAGGTATTATCTAACTTCACAAAGAATCTGCTAGACTAATATACATAAGATATGGTTTTTCCCTGAGATTAGCAACATCCACGACAAAATTTAGAAAGAGAATTTCTCAAATTCGCCAATGTAATTTCAGGAGATATGTCATCAAACGAAGTAACTAATGCCTACTGACACAAACTGTGAAAATTTACTGCCATCACCTTTTCTAACaaactttcattttcttcttgtagCATATCAACCTGAAATGAAAACGAAAAATCTTGGAATCAAAAGCGTAAAGTGTAAGGAAAGCTCTAACCACAAAAATCTACAAAAGGAAAAGGCATGAGTTAGAGACAGAATAACCAGGAACTCAGATATCGAAAATATAGACTGAACTAGTTAATGCGTTTCATGAAAATATATCATCAGCTCCTGAAGAAAGCAAACCTCATCTTGCAAAGCTGAAGTAGAACGTTGGCTGCCTAACTCTCTTAAGTTGCCAGAGCTTCCCAAATCCATGGAAAACCTGCTAATGGACAGAAACCACTGAACTAAGATCACACTTGATGAGTAGGTGAATGTGAATGAAGTGGGTAGATGTGAACAATGATAAATGAGCATCCTCTAACATATCGATAACTTTAGTTCGGATATGCTGTCGTTTAGTTACCTTTTATCTTTTCGAAGATTGGTTGGCGTGTCGGATTGAAACGCAGGAGTCACTGGTTTAAGTGATATAGGCACCGTCGATGGCATTAAAGGAACTGTCCGTATTGGACGACCACTGAAAGATGAACGAGCTGATGGAGGTTGATCCAGAGCACTGAGAGACTGGGATGATTTGTTAGAGACTACAGAACGAGCGGATGCAGATTGCTCCACTTGGTTGGTTGTCTGAGATGGATGACTCGTCAATGTTGAAATAGCTGAAGGTTCTGTAGAATCTTCGCATGATGCGGATCGGCTACCTGAAGTTGGAAGTCCGGTCTGAGCTTGTTCCTTAGTACGAATTGACTAAtggaaaataaacaaagtttcAGAAGAcgtaaaaacaacaaaacaaaacaggtGCTAACCGTAAAGAATGAGTCACAAACTTTGAGGCATGAAACATCTAATGCTGATGCAGATAGTCCAAAACAGTTAACTACACTACACCCTCTTCTTTCCTGGTGAATACCATAATGCTTATAAACACAAATGCAATGCTGATACTATTACAACCTTCAAAACACCTATAGACAGTGTTCTAGTGCTATCATGTCTTAAAATATCAAACTGTTTCTTGATTGACGAGTTTCTGAAAGTCTAAGCAaatatcatcattttagtgAAACATCTACTAGTTCATGATTCACTATTAAAGGGTACATTTATCGAGACTAAATTTACCAAAGGAGTGCGAGGTCTCATTGATCGTCCACCTGCAAGTCCTATGCTTGGCATGCCACTAGTAAACGGCTCATCAAAATCAGCATCACTGTCTCCATTGGCTGGTGACTTAGCTAATGCTTGTGAATGCCTTAATGGAGGGGTTTTTGTCTGTAGTACACAGTGATAGGTCAAGTTAAACGAGTAAAACTAGCAAGAACACACTCGAAAAATAGTATGAGAAAGCAAGAGATTTCAGAAACGACTCACAAATTCTTTAACTGACATACAACAACAAGTTTTAAATCGATAATGTTAAACAAACTAATTACCAGAGGAGAACGTGACCGTGCTCCCCTTCCACCAGCAAGTCCTACACTTGGAATACCACTTGTATAAACATATGGagtctcatcatcttcattatcgTCATCTGCTGGCTGATGAACTGCCACCACCGGACGCCCTTGTGGCTGGCTTTTGTTCTGtgcttttcaaatttttttaatctagacGTTAAAACTTATGTTGAAATTTTGAGAAACATGAACAAAACCTACAGTCAGCAAGTGTCCAAGTATCGGAACAATACCATAGATGACTGTGCCCGCATTGCCCTCCCACTTGCAAGCCCAATACTTGGCCTACCAATTGTATAATCTACtgaaacaacatcatcatcatcgtcgtcgtcctTCTTATTATCTTCATTAGCTGGTGGCGTCCGTCTCGAAGGTGCAATTTTAGTCTGCACGAAAAAAGGGTATTAGCATAATAAGGAAGTTGAAGCCAAGAAACATTTGACAGACAAAAAAAGAACTTAAAACAAACCATCACAGGAGACTGAGGTCTTATTGTTCTTCCACCAGAAAGTCCAATACTTGGTCTGGTGCTGGATACATCCACTGaaaagtcatcatcttcattatcatcatcagctAACTGTGGAGTTGCTCTCTGAGGACGCCTTGCAATAGGGTTCCTTACCTGTCATTCAAGAAAACGAGTATCACATAAATTAAATCCCTAGAAAGAGACCAACTGAGAGAAATTAGCAAAGCCCTCATACCAGTGGAGAGCGAGAAGGATGAGATCTTCCAGCAGCGAGTCCAATGCTACCTGTACCGGAGGAGGAAGCATTATAGTCAAAGGAAAGGTCGTCATCACTGTCTTCATCGTCCCCTGTTTGATTTGACATCACAGCCGCAAGTCTCTGAGCAGCTGCTTTCGTCTGTGCTTTCTTAGCACTCGAAGCATTGGATCCTGAACGTGTATGACGATGCATCAAAGGAGACGTCATCATCGGCGAAGATGGTGTTACTGGCTCCGTACTCTTATTCCTTACGTGTACAGGTCTCGCGTTTCTCATCGTCctcaactacaaaaaaaaattaactaaatcaATCATCCACATTCACATTCAATGGAAAACTCAAAATTACACCAAAAGTTACCAAATTTATCTCTCTTCCTAGAAACCCATCTCGAAATTTTGGAAACCACAGCAaacgcaaaagaaaaaaaaaaaaaaaaaaaacgaacgcGNNNNNNNNNNNNNNNNNNNNNNNNNNNNNNNNNNNNNNNNNNNNNNNNNNNNNNNNNNNNNNNNNNNNNNNNNNNNNNNNNNNNNNNNNNNNNNNNNNNNNNNNNNNNNNNNNNNNNNNNACTCAAACGCGTGAATCAAACAGAAATTATAATCAACGGAAATGTCAAAGAAAGTTTCAATCGAGAAATCGAAGAACAAATTCGCCATTTATGGCACCGtaattttctctcaaaaaaaaacgATCCGGTCGTTTAGCCAAAATTGGCGAGTGCCTTTCAACGGTAcgattcacacacacacacacaaaaaaaagaagctttcttcttcttcattcttattCTTGATTATTTATACTTTCCTccctaatattttaatatatttctcaataGTACCTTAACTTCTTAAATTACACCTTCCACCCAATTATTGTATTGTAATTAGTAtcctgaaacttttttttgtaattccaTGTGTTTGCTTCTTCAGTGTTTTTGATTTGGTCGCCAGAGAGAGGATTACGAGATCATACGAATTCTGCTGTATCGCAAACGTCAAATCTCAATTTTTTCTGGAATTAGGGATTTGATTTCTACTCTATTGCGGTGGCTCTACTTGGGTTTCTGATTCGTTCGATTTGAGGGGAAAATGCGAGTTCTCGGCGAGATTGCGGAGTCGCCTTTTCTGATTTCACGGCTAAGCCCTAATTCGACGGCTACCGGAGGGTTTATCGGCGGATGGGTAGGGAAGTGTCATGGGTTTTTGCATAACACGGTTCTGGTATTAGCATCTATTCTATTCGTCGCTTACTTAGCGTATGAGGCGAAGAAGAGCTTGTCGAAGTTGTCGAATCGGAGATCGTATATTATGATCGCTTATTACGGTTGTCTTTggcttgttagcttgcttaatcTTGCTTGGTGTTGCCTTCAGGTTTGTTAATttagattgaagaagaaaagctttTTAGAGTGTTTTAGGCTTAGTAAAGGTATTAGAAAGCTTCTGTGTTTGTGTAAGCTGCCTAAAAGGAAATGTTTTAGCTTGGTTTTAGTCTTGATCATTTGCttactccagattttgttttttgatttacCTTTTTCATGTGTTTAGGCATGGGAATGTACTCCTGGGAAAGAAGTGATTTGGAATCTATTAACTTTGTTCACAACATCTGGAATGTTGTTTCTTGAAGTAAGCTTGGTAGCGTTTCTCTTCCAAGGAAACTATGCAAGCGGTGCTGAAGCATTAACACGAACTTTCCTCATCTCAGGGCTTGTTATAGGTCTTGATTTGCTTCTCAAGGTACCATTGTGTTCATAACTGTTAGATATCTACTTATATACTTTCTGAAAGATAGATAGAAAAACCTTCATTGAGGTATTTGGTATGTAGGCCTGAACTTAGCTTTGCAAAATTTTCATAGTACAGCGCAAACTTATACTGTCTGGTTACTGTATTACACCATCAGTTAAGTTTAGTCATTCAGGGGTTTCATTCGTCATTTCAGGCAATTTATCTTTTTGGATTTGGGGTACCATTGTTTATCGACAACAATGAACATATACAAAAGCTCAAATGGGGCTTATGGGTCATCCACAAGCTCTTGCTAGCAGGCATTTATGGGATGATATTCTTCATGTACAACTCCAAGTGGAGAGAGAGATTACCCGGTAAATACATCGACCCCTCCCATCCTCCCTTATGGTTGCATAAGCCAATAGTTTTTGAACGGGGCCTATTACTTATCCCATGTGTCTTTATTTTCCGTTTTGACAGCGAGACCTGCGTTCTACAAGTATATAAGTGTCATGCTCGCCTTAAATGGTCTCTCCTTATTTGCATGTGCTCTTACGGCAAACGGTGCTCATTTTGGATTATggtaaacccttttaaaacaaAAGCCTCACAGTCAAAAGAGTAAAATCACTTAGTCAGATTTCGCTTGCTTCTAacactagaaaacaaaaattgaatgcTTGCAGGTTGTATGGGATCTCAAGTGTTTGTTACCACGCCTTCTATCTTCCTCTTTTGTATGTTACTTTTCTTGCAGACTTTTTCCAGGTAAATCACTCATCtgaacatctctctctctctgtacaTAAATATCTGTGTACCCACAAAATGCAATAAATAACCGCTTTCATCACTGTAGCACCATCACCTTCTTTATCACTATATAGAACCATCACCATCACCTTCTTTTATCACTAAAGCACCATCACCATCTCCTTCTTTATCACTAtagcatcatcaccatcatcataatACCATGTCCATCACTATCACCAAAACACACCCCTTAGGTAGGTGTGTTATAGCTGGATCAGGATTTGGTGCTGAATTTCAATTGGCTTTGCTGCAGGAGGAAGATCTGAATTTGGAGAATGTCTACTATTCAGAGATGAAAGATGCTGGATTCTTCGACGCCGATTGGGAATAATAAGACCCCTGCCTGAGGTCTTCTGAATCTGTAGATACAATGGTGAATaggaaaactaaaaaatcaagCTACTGTCACTTCCTTGTAGGACCTACTCTTGACTTGTATGTTAATATACCAAGACTATGGAGACTCCCCTGTACATTGTGATATAAAATACTTCTGTCTCTCATATATAGTCGTATGCATTTGCATCATGATTCGCATTGGGCATTTGGATTttggaaagagagaaagaaagatttatTGATAGTGATGGACATGGTATATTCGTTGGGATACCAAAAGTTTAAGGTGACATCCATGGATACAGAGACTAGACCATTAGGACAAAGGTAGACTCGATTgacacattaattaaaaatgacagaaagataaaacataatgaaaacaaacccaaagccctttttttttttgtcgtttccttttcttttctttttttggttatgtagcAGCTtgtaaaaatactaaattactTCTTCTCTTGCATGAGCTCTTCAATGAGTTCAGCAGCTTGCTCCACTGTTGCAATCTTCTGTGCTTTCTCTTCCGCCATTTGGATGTTAAACTCTTCCTCTAAACCCATCACTATCTCAACctgcaaagaaaaaacaatcagTTAATCAAGTACTAACAGCTTATTACAAGCTCTGTCTGTTTAAAGATCAGGTTAATACCGTGTCGAGAGAATCTGCTCCAAGCTCAGCAAATTTGGTAGCGGCAGTAACTTTTTGATCCGCTGCAAGTGAAAGTTGCTTCTTGACAATGTCAGACACTTTGTCTATAGTCTCTTGTTTCGcctacaaaaccaaaacaataagtAACCAAGTCTTGTATTTAGATAACTTTGAGAGccaatatataatcaaacataCCGCGCAAGAAACTGAAAGGCGACGAGCAGGGCGCAGGTTGAAGGAGAGATTGGTCCTTCCATTGTTAGAAATCAAAGCAGGCTTTTGGAAACTAATCCTCGTTGTTGCCTATTTGTAtgcacaaacaaccaaaaccaaaaaagcagACATTCATTTCCATAATCATAATCCCAATTCACTGTAGATCTAAGattaccaaaccaaaataaataataatctcaCAAGAccactgatttttatatttcaagtgGTCCACCAAGATCACAAACTAttcagaagaaataaataatcagacaataataataaagaatcaTTCTTTACTATAACCAAGAAGATCTTCCATGCTCCACATAATTAACATGCGTCAAGAGTTATATACGATAACAAGTAACAAAACATATGAATcagaggcaaaaaaaaaaaatgatcaaattagaGCGATCTCCAAGGCAAagcatatcaaattgtaaaatgGGGAAGAAGGGTTTGATTACCAGACAAGTAGTTTGCATGGAGACAGAAGCGCTGAATTGAGTCGCCATTGTTTCGTTAATCACGAGAGATCTGTCNNNNNNNNNNNNNNNNNNNNNNNNNNNNNNNNNNNNNNNNNNNNNNNNNNNNNNNNNNNNNNNNNNNNNNNNNNNNNNNNNNNNNNNNNNNNNNNNNNNNNNNNNNNNNNNNNNNNNNNNNNNNNNNNNNNNNNNNNNNNNNNNNNNNNNNNNNNNNNNNNNNNNNNNNNNNNNNNNNNNNNNNNNNNNNNNNNNNNNNNNNNNNNNNNNNNNNNNNNNNNNNNNNNNNNNNNNNNNNNNNNNNNNNNNNNNNNNNNNNNNNNNNNNNNNNNNNNNNNNNNNNNNNNNNNNNNNNNNNNNNNNNNNNNNNNNNNNNNNNNNNNNNNNNNNNNNNNNNNNNNNNNNNNNNNNNNNNNNNNNNNNNNNNNNNNNNNNNNNNNNNNNNNNNNNNNNNNNNNNNNNNNNNNNNNNNNNNNNNNNNNNNNNNNNNNNNNNNNNNNNNNNNNNNNNNNNNNNNNNNNNNNNNNNNNNNNNNNNNNNNNNNNNNNNNNNNNNNNNNNNNNNNNNNNNNNNNNNNNNNNNNNNNNNNNNNNNNNNNNNNNNNNNNNNNNNNNNNNNNNNNNNNNNNNAGAGAGGGCGGAGTGTACAAAGAGCGTGAACTGCTCTGGTAGCTGCTTTCATTTATAAGCTTCCTACACCCACCACGACGTCGTTCACAACAATCACATgggccttcttcttcttcttctttgactcAGCCCATTTGGCATGTCCTCGTGCCCAATTAACCGGTTTATTACTACTTCGGTTCTCCAAATTTTGAAGACTAATTAAATCACTCTTACATTCTAACGAAACCGGTCCTAACCAAAATATACCACTCGGACCCATGGCCAACAAAAATGAACCCAATCGTAACAAACCATCATATACCAAACGTGAGATCAAAGCAATCTCAAGTTCGAAGTtctgaccaacaacaacaaaccccATGAGGTCATATACTTAACACAGAAAGtgaagtttttttgttaaacaaaacaaagactaATAGTAGTATTCTACAGGAGCCCCACACGTCTCTCAAAATGTAAGAAGCTTCTTCAATTAATAACTttacataagaaaatataaaggaatttgaagaaccaaaaaatCCTTTACATCAACCAGAATCAGGGAACATAAGGAGGAAGACGAAAAAGTTATTGGGTTTTTCTAATAAGTTTCTGTAAGTTTTCCTTTCAAGGTCTGCTGAGATCATGGGTGCTTCTCTCAGTCGGAGAACCAGGGACAAAGGGAACAAAACCGCGACCACCAAACACTGGACGCATGAAGGCATCATCAAACTGTCTCCAGTAGTGATGGACAGTGCGTGTGGGGCGCATGAGGAACCCGCGAAGACTGTCTGGTCGTGGCACGTCATGGTGGCTCTCAGGTAACTCAAATGAATCTTGCTGTTCGCCATCGAGGAGTGGGATTTGGATTGACTTTGGAGTGTTATCGTCGGATAACATACTGGTGGTCGCT
The Camelina sativa cultivar DH55 chromosome 15, Cs, whole genome shotgun sequence DNA segment above includes these coding regions:
- the LOC104744625 gene encoding coiled-coil domain-containing protein SCD2-like isoform X1; this encodes MRNARPVHVRNKSTEPVTPSSPMMTSPLMHRHTRSGSNASSAKKAQTKAAAQRLAAVMSNQTGDDEDSDDDLSFDYNASSSGTGSIGLAAGRSHPSRSPLVRNPIARRPQRATPQLADDDNEDDDFSVDVSSTRPSIGLSGGRTIRPQSPVMTKIAPSRRTPPANEDNKKDDDDDDDVVSVDYTIGRPSIGLASGRAMRAQSSMNKSQPQGRPVVAVHQPADDDNEDDETPYVYTSGIPSVGLAGGRGARSRSPLTKTPPLRHSQALAKSPANGDSDADFDEPFTSGMPSIGLAGGRSMRPRTPLSIRTKEQAQTGLPTSGSRSASCEDSTEPSAISTLTSHPSQTTNQVEQSASARSVVSNKSSQSLSALDQPPSARSSFSGRPIRTVPLMPSTVPISLKPVTPAFQSDTPTNLRKDKSRFSMDLGSSGNLRELGSQRSTSALQDEVDMLQEENESLLEKLRLAEDKCDEADARAKQLEKQVEILGEGVTMDARLLSRKEAALQQREAALKVASQNHGGRREDVSALHTEAEIARDEAASSLEQLHEVVSELNSLKTVTKRLILTQEEMEEVVLKRCWLSRYWGLCVRHGIQADIAGAKHEYWSSFAPLPFEIVLSAGQRARDGVSESNNTKGEREKSLENLQETSGEGNVESMIWVEKGLRELAALKVQEAVAFVMAQNRRSSSSKFFVSDEVKLPMDGQFEAFELSDEEVEDVSFKQAWLSYFWRRAKNHDIESDLADERLQYWINQATRSATSQDAVDVERGLMELRKLNIESQLWQKSRKGLDHESNPSHLELSF
- the LOC104744627 gene encoding acyl carrier protein 1, chloroplastic gives rise to the protein MATQFSASVSMQTTCLATTRISFQKPALISNNGRTNLSFNLRPARRLSVSCAAKQETIDKVSDIVKKQLSLAADQKVTAATKFAELGADSLDTVEIVMGLEEEFNIQMAEEKAQKIATVEQAAELIEELMQEKK
- the LOC104744626 gene encoding transmembrane protein adipocyte-associated 1 isoform X2, which encodes MRVLGEIAESPFLISRLSPNSTATGGFIGGWAWECTPGKEVIWNLLTLFTTSGMLFLEVSLVAFLFQGNYASGAEALTRTFLISGLVIGLDLLLKAIYLFGFGVPLFIDNNEHIQKLKWGLWVIHKLLLAGIYGMIFFMYNSKWRERLPARPAFYKYISVMLALNGLSLFACALTANGAHFGLWLYGISSVCYHAFYLPLLYVTFLADFFQEEDLNLENVYYSEMKDAGFFDADWE
- the LOC104744625 gene encoding coiled-coil domain-containing protein SCD2-like isoform X2, coding for MRNARPVHVRNKSTEPVTPSSPMMTSPLMHRHTRSGSNASSAKKAQTKAAAQRLAAVMSNQTGDDEDSDDDLSFDYNASSSGTGSIGLAAGRSHPSRSPLVRNPIARRPQRATPQLADDDNEDDDFSVDVSSTRPSIGLSGGRTIRPQSPVMTKIAPSRRTPPANEDNKKDDDDDDDVVSVDYTIGRPSIGLASGRAMRAQSSMNKSQPQGRPVVAVHQPADDDNEDDETPYVYTSGIPSVGLAGGRGARSRSPLTKTPPLRHSQALAKSPANGDSDADFDEPFTSGMPSIGLAGGRSMRPRTPLSIRTKEQAQTGLPTSGSRSASCEDSTEPSAISTLTSHPSQTTNQVEQSASARSVVSNKSSQSLSALDQPPSARSSFSGRPIRTVPLMPSTVPISLKPVTPAFQSDTPTNLRKDKRFSMDLGSSGNLRELGSQRSTSALQDEVDMLQEENESLLEKLRLAEDKCDEADARAKQLEKQVEILGEGVTMDARLLSRKEAALQQREAALKVASQNHGGRREDVSALHTEAEIARDEAASSLEQLHEVVSELNSLKTVTKRLILTQEEMEEVVLKRCWLSRYWGLCVRHGIQADIAGAKHEYWSSFAPLPFEIVLSAGQRARDGVSESNNTKGEREKSLENLQETSGEGNVESMIWVEKGLRELAALKVQEAVAFVMAQNRRSSSSKFFVSDEVKLPMDGQFEAFELSDEEVEDVSFKQAWLSYFWRRAKNHDIESDLADERLQYWINQATRSATSQDAVDVERGLMELRKLNIESQLWQKSRKGLDHESNPSHLELSF
- the LOC104744626 gene encoding transmembrane protein adipocyte-associated 1 isoform X1, which gives rise to MRVLGEIAESPFLISRLSPNSTATGGFIGGWVGKCHGFLHNTVLVLASILFVAYLAYEAKKSLSKLSNRRSYIMIAYYGCLWLVSLLNLAWCCLQAWECTPGKEVIWNLLTLFTTSGMLFLEVSLVAFLFQGNYASGAEALTRTFLISGLVIGLDLLLKAIYLFGFGVPLFIDNNEHIQKLKWGLWVIHKLLLAGIYGMIFFMYNSKWRERLPARPAFYKYISVMLALNGLSLFACALTANGAHFGLWLYGISSVCYHAFYLPLLYVTFLADFFQEEDLNLENVYYSEMKDAGFFDADWE